The Triticum aestivum cultivar Chinese Spring chromosome 6D, IWGSC CS RefSeq v2.1, whole genome shotgun sequence genomic sequence TAATTACATTTGCATCAGTGGTCGACAGGTTATTAAAGAATAATCTTCGAGAAAGGCTCACAAAAATAGCATACCTACAAAAAATACTCCTAGTGGCTCAGCCAAACCAGAGAGTGTTGCATATTTAAATGCTTGCCATTTGCTTTTATATGCAAGAAAGAAGGAAACACAGAGAAACATTATCAGCTGCAAAAAAGTAAGTCCAATAATTACACTAGGAATAAAAGGAAATATTGAGCTATAAATGCAAATTCTAATTTCCCTTCTTTCTAAAGTACAATCATTTCAAACATTGTCATGCTTTGTAGGTGCTTTGGAATCCAATTGCCCTTTAAGACTGGAGGAACAGATAAAGCTCACATAGCCAAGATCAGCGCGGCTCACCACATTTGAGAAGTTCTTAGATTGTATGTCATTTAATAATAATGCATAACAAGCATGACTTATTTTTGTGTAACCAACTTATAACATTTGGCTACAGAAAACCAATAATTCATAGCATTTGCGGTAGTGGACTCAAGACTCATTTGTGAAAGCTGGTGTGAACTACAAACTTCACTAATTATTCATCTCTACATGGGGAAAACAGGTACCTTTTGGTAGCAAAATAGAGTGGCAGAGCTACAGCAACCCCCTGAGAAGGTAAAAAGTGTCAACTAGTTAGGATAGTAGATCAAAAAGGAAATTGGCAACATGTCAGACTGTCAGGAGTCTCGGATatgctccctccgtcccaaaataagtaactgatttagtacaattttgtactaaaTCAGCAACACTTATTTTGgcacggagggagtatgattttgTAGAACTATAGCTTCTTTTTAATTTCTCTTCATAAAATGGAATTATTTAATTTTCTGTGTAGTAATTTGTTTCAAAATAATAGATCCTGCTAACACAATTTGCAAACTCTCCCTTGTACGTAATGATATGTTTGATACCAACTAATTCTAGTATGGTCACTAAGAATCAAACTGAACTACACAGATCAAAAGGAAAAATATAGAATTTGGATAGTGCAGAGACCTAGCAAATATCAAAATACTCGAAACTTCATGGCAAAACAagcactgcaaatgagttaagatTCATCATGGCCCTCTTGTCTTGTCATGAATTAGTTTGCCATGAGATTAGGCtttcatatatcaaacctataTATTGACTTCCTGGTGCAGTATAACAAACAATTTTTTTTATGGCAGTTGAATCTTCTTACAAAGAGCACCCCAAGGGCTATCCTAAGTGCCAATGATGCAATTATAACTGCATACAAGAATTCTTAGGCTACTTAACCAGAAAGGCTGATAGGTTGATTTATATACCTCAGGTATGTTATGTAAAGCAATAGCGAAAGCCAAGTTAACTCCCACGCGAAGACCCTGCATTTTTGTTATAACCGAATATAATTAGTGCAAgctataaataataataaaaaaggtgCATGAACTCTTCGAAAACCAAAACAACCAAGCTATGCTCCAGCAatttttctactgtaacaaaatGCAAGGTGCAAAACGTCCTCTTAGCAAATCAATGATGCCACTACACTGAGATGAATACACGATGGCATTACCTTCACGGATCCAAGAAATACCGCCATTCCCTCAGGAAAATTGTGCAAGCTAATTCCTGCAGCTCAGAATAAGTACAAAGTCAAATGATTGTGATGAatgtttgacttcagtcaaagctAATATGCTGAGTATATAAAAACAGAGGCAGTAACTTACCAACAGCAGTAATGATGCCACTGAATAAGACTTGCCGGCGATGTTTTTTCATCATATCTTTGCCCGACCCGTCATCATCAGTCTGCTTTCCACAAAAGAAAACCAACTTCTATTCAGCCCACTTATTTTGGTTAGAAAACAGATTTGATATGAATGATGCTGGAAACATCCCCGAGGATTGTTCATTCCAACCTTTTTCTTGCTTGCATCAGTTGTTGGCACAAAGGTTGGCTCTGGAATAAACTTGACAACGAACCCAAAGAAAAGAACTCCTGCAAAAAACTGCAAAATACCGCAATGTGTTATCTGAGATAGACTGAAATTTCATTTCATGAAACAGATTCTAGAACTTCAAGAAAGATCCAACCCACCCATAGATTGGCCTTCAAGAAGCCAATGGAGTTGAGTGCGTTGTGTGCCAAGTCTAGAAACGAGATGCTCAACATAAGTCCAGCAGCAAAACCCTGCATGCAGCATGAGCAACACATAGAGCACGAACGATCAGACAACCATTACTACTCACCTAAACGACAGATAATCAATAACTTAAAAGAGGCAGTTGATGATGACCTGGAGGAGGCCGAGCCTCTTAAGGTCAGGGGAAGGGTTGACGATCACAAGCAGCGCACCTGAGGACACAAATCTCGAGCTCAGCTTAAGCGGTCACAAAGAATCCTCGCAGGATATCAAGTAGAAGCGTCAGAAACTGCTAACTAGGACGTGGAGGCGCAATGGGCAACCGTGTTAGGCCAACAAGCAAGGTTTGCGGTTTGCCGTTACTACCTGTATCTGAGCGTCGTAAAAACGATAGGAAAGCCATAATAGCCTCAGTGTGGAACTGGCTTTGGCGCTCTGTAAATCAGTCTGACAGGCCCCTGGACTACTAGCTTCATCTATCTATGCATTCTGATGAATATTGGGCCGCGGCGATTGATGACTAGTTGTCCTGCTTGGGTTCATGTAACACGGCACAAAACTCCGTCACTTTGCAAAACTGCTTAGGTTCTTTCTAATAATTCTATAACACGACTGAACAAGAAGATGCTAGAATTATCCCCGAAAAGGCCGCGCAAACACTGAAAATCCTCAAGTCAGGCGGCACGGTGGCAGGCAAGCAGCCGAGTTGGGGCTCGGGGGGAGAGAATCTGTGGCGGGGTGGCGCGTACCGAGGGAGGTGCTGAGGCCGCCGACGAAGGAGAGGGCGAGCGCCACCAGCACGTGCTGCTCCATCTCCGCCGCGCTCGCGCtcggggctagggtttgaggggcCGCCGGCCGAGGACCGGAGAGAGGGGAGGAGAGCGGAGGCGAGGAGAGGGAGATACGACTAGTGGAGCGGGGGGATCATCAGGGAGGATGGGGATGGGAGGAATAGGGGGATGGGAGGAATAGGGGAACTGCTAATCACGAACTGCTCAACTGCCTTTGTGGCATTTCAATCTATTTGTAGTGAATATTGAAATTAATAAAGGCATGTTGAAATACTAGTGAAAATCGTGGCACTACTGGTCTGTGCGGCATGAATCATGGTGCTCACTGCACCTTCTCCCACGACCGTTTTTGTCGAATTACTATTATTTTCCTGCTCTTGACGGCAATCAATTTATATATCTTCTCAAAGACTATAGATTCCGAAAACGATAATCTTCTCAAAGATTCCAACCCAAACAAGCCCGTTGGCAACCGTCACGACTGCCACAAGCCAATCAAGAACCCGATGTCATATCatcaaaacaaaaaggaaagaagAGACCAAGGCAACACGAACAGGTAGAATAGAATCACAACAAATATCATTCAATTGTTCGAATGAAATGATAACACGGCGCCATTAGCCACGGGTTACAGACGCGGATTGGGTTGAGTTTACCAAACGGGTCGAAAAGAAGAATTACAAGCGCAGTTACATAGTACCGATAATGTGTGGTGTAATCATCATAGAGTGGTCATTAGTTGATCGGTGAATTGAAATTAAATTAAATTGAATCAACCGACGCGTCTGCGTGGCGCCGCGTGGGAACGTGGGAGCGCGAGCTCCGGCCCGTCTCAGTGCAGGTAGTAGGCGACGAGGGAGACGAGGAGCGCGGCGGCGCCGGGCGCGCCGGCGAAGGCGCCGCTGGTGGCCGGGGCGGTCGCTCCGGCCGCGGCGCTGGCAGCCGCGCCGGTCGCGCCGGGGGACTCGGCCGGCGCCTCCGTGGCCGGGGAGGTCGCCGCGACCAGGGAGGCGGAGGCCACCAGGGCGATCAGCACGGCGCAGGCGATCTTCTTCATCTCCATGGCTTCTGCCTCTCTCTCCTCGCGGGTACGGTACGGTTGCACGGGGCCTGCGCAAAAGAAACAAACAGCAAGCGGCTAGGCGGTCGAGGAGGAGAGGTCGGCCGGCGAGGCGCGGTTTATTCCGGTGGTGGGAGCGGGGCGGTGGGGGGAGGGCGGCTCGGTCGCTCTCTGGAAGGCCTGGGAGAGGGTGGGGTGGCGCGGCGCCGCGTTTTGTAGGGCGCGCGAGCGGCCATGAGAGGGCCTCGCCTGGCCGTCGGTTGCCGCTCTGCCCAAATTAGGGTGCCCAGCTTCCGTACGGGTGGCCATTAGCGCGCGGCGGGAGCATGCGGAGGACATTACCTTCGTTTGTGTGCTTGGAAAAATGGAGCGGTGATGGTTAATCGGCCCGCGGAATAAGAATTTGATTAATTCAATTCGATTATCAAACGACCTACGGTCATCCCATGGATACTGCACAGCTCCCCAACCATCGAGTGAACCTACCACAACAGCTCGTGCACGCGCCATTGAACATGAGGTGAACTTGCTCTTAGTGAATTCCCTAAGTCCACATGCGAGACATGACTACTACCTCAAATGGATGTGTTATGCGTGTTCAGATACCGAGGACGAAGTCATGGAGGTGCAAGGACGAAAAATGGAACGATGATGATTAATCGGCCCACAGAATATGAGTTTGATTAGTTGAATTCGATTATCAAACAATTGCCCCTCCACGTTTTGATCTCATGTGACATAGAATGTGGAAGTATATTGTTTAGTAGCTTGTGACAGGAGGAAGAAAATCAAGCACAAATAGCAGTGCCCAGTAACAGTTCAATCAAGTGCGATCGGGTGCCACTAGTACCTGTGAAGAACGTTCGAGTACCACGATATAAGAGCATCACTGCCCATCCCTTGTACTCACCCGATCCATATCAATAtcgttgatttagtacaactttatgCTAAATCAACACTAAGTAATATGGATCATTGATAGTAACTTAATTCTCTGTCATTACTCATCCTTTAATTCTGAATTGAACGTTTTCTTTGTCTAGCGCATCATCCAAAACTTAATCCTAGGTTGTCCACGACGTCCTCCATGGTCCGTGTCAATGGCTGTTGGAAGCGCTGTAAATGTTTGCGGCGCTGTAATGGATAGACCATATCTGCTGCTGCTGTTTGCGGCGCTGCAGATGTTGTTGTTACTATACTCTAGTCCTCTGTAAAACTCCTCTCACTTATTAAAATGAAAATTTGCTCCGTCGACGTTTTGTCAAAAAAAAGACTTGATATCCAGAAAAAAATCAAACACACTTTCTTGATAAAGAATCATTTCAAACGCAAATTTAACTACTTCATTGCATAATTAAACAACATTACCAAATTAACACCATACATAGCATAATAAACAGTCCATTACCAACTACATTAACACTACATCAACATCGAACTATCTAAGATAAATTAGATACTAGGCACATAGTACCAGCTTGATTAATCAACATCCAACTATCTAATATGATGATTAATCAACCCATGGTATGAGTTTGATCAATTGAATTGGATTACCAAACGATTCCCTTGCCCTTGAGGAAGAAAATAGTAGTACCAGCTTGATTAAAAATACGTGTATCAATGAGTTTGATCGGTTGAATAGTAATAATTCATACCCACGACCTGTCGTCTCACATCTCCCTTCGGCAGGCATCAAAACCACTTTGATCACACACGAATTGAACAGACTATCACCTGGCCATGCCGGGGATTTCATTTCATTCATGGG encodes the following:
- the LOC123144211 gene encoding zinc transporter ZTP29 isoform X1 — protein: MEQHVLVALALSFVGGLSTSLGALLVIVNPSPDLKRLGLLQGFAAGLMLSISFLDLAHNALNSIGFLKANLWFFAGVLFFGFVVKFIPEPTFVPTTDASKKKQTDDDGSGKDMMKKHRRQVLFSGIITAVGISLHNFPEGMAVFLGSVKGLRVGVNLAFAIALHNIPEGVAVALPLYFATKSKWQAFKYATLSGLAEPLGVFFVAVLFPSNLNPEILEGLLASVGGVMAFLTLHELLPLAFDYAGQKQAVKAVFVGMAVMSASLYFLEISLPKEISL
- the LOC123144211 gene encoding zinc transporter ZTP29 isoform X2 — protein: MEQHVLVALALSFVGGLSTSLGALLVIVNPSPDLKRLGLLQGFAAGLMLSISFLDLAHNALNSIGFLKANLWFFAGVLFFGFVVKFIPEPTFVPTTDASKKKTDDDGSGKDMMKKHRRQVLFSGIITAVGISLHNFPEGMAVFLGSVKGLRVGVNLAFAIALHNIPEGVAVALPLYFATKSKWQAFKYATLSGLAEPLGVFFVAVLFPSNLNPEILEGLLASVGGVMAFLTLHELLPLAFDYAGQKQAVKAVFVGMAVMSASLYFLEISLPKEISL
- the LOC123144213 gene encoding arabinogalactan protein 23, with translation MEMKKIACAVLIALVASASLVAATSPATEAPAESPGATGAAASAAAGATAPATSGAFAGAPGAAALLVSLVAYYLH